From Schaalia sp. ZJ405, one genomic window encodes:
- a CDS encoding M18 family aminopeptidase produces MAFLELTPTESHTVDYEHFLLDSPSSYHAADLVAQRLEDAGFRRQDEHEPWDASPGGHVMVRAGAVAAWFVPHEVPTDAGFRIVGAHTDSPAFVVKPSVESRTADGWGLIDVEVYGGMLWNSWLDRELVVAGRVIDHSGTSHLVRTGALARIPQLAVHLDRGVNPDGLRLDPQRHLHPVWTVDSPESSLMDVVAQCAGLSGAHDIASSDLVLTTAQGPGVFGENAQFVASSRQDNLSSVHAGLTAMERRAASGIPQAGDVSVFMCFDHEEVGSATRTGAAGPILESVLRRTSLALGRDEDGHGRMLALSSCVSADAAHSVHPNYSDRHDPNNHPVMGRGPIVKINANQHYATDGEGIALWKRACRDAGVATQDFVSNNSVPCGSTIGPITATRLGILTVDVGVGLLSMHSAREMSHVDDLFGLSRVLESYWRGA; encoded by the coding sequence ATGGCTTTCCTTGAACTCACTCCCACCGAATCTCATACCGTTGACTACGAGCACTTCCTTCTCGATTCACCGTCGTCCTACCACGCAGCCGACCTCGTTGCTCAGCGTCTTGAAGATGCCGGATTCCGCCGTCAGGACGAACACGAACCGTGGGATGCCAGCCCCGGCGGTCACGTCATGGTGCGCGCGGGAGCTGTTGCCGCCTGGTTCGTTCCCCACGAGGTTCCCACGGATGCCGGATTCCGCATTGTCGGAGCACACACTGACTCCCCCGCGTTCGTTGTCAAACCGTCGGTTGAGTCGCGAACCGCAGACGGATGGGGACTCATTGATGTTGAGGTGTACGGCGGGATGCTGTGGAATTCGTGGCTTGACCGGGAGTTAGTTGTCGCCGGTCGCGTCATTGATCATTCCGGGACCTCTCACCTCGTTCGTACGGGTGCTCTTGCACGTATCCCCCAGCTGGCAGTTCACCTTGATCGCGGTGTCAACCCGGATGGCCTGAGGTTGGATCCGCAGCGTCATCTTCATCCCGTGTGGACCGTCGATTCCCCTGAGTCCTCACTCATGGACGTTGTTGCCCAATGTGCGGGGTTGTCGGGTGCGCACGATATTGCGTCGAGTGACCTTGTGCTCACAACGGCTCAAGGTCCGGGAGTTTTCGGTGAGAATGCCCAGTTCGTCGCTTCTTCGCGGCAAGATAACCTGTCTTCGGTTCACGCTGGCCTCACCGCGATGGAACGCCGTGCGGCCTCAGGGATTCCCCAGGCTGGGGACGTGAGCGTGTTCATGTGCTTCGATCATGAGGAAGTTGGTTCGGCAACGAGGACGGGCGCGGCCGGTCCTATTCTTGAGTCTGTGCTGCGCCGCACCAGCCTCGCCCTCGGAAGGGACGAGGACGGACACGGCCGGATGCTGGCATTGTCCTCATGCGTGAGCGCAGATGCCGCCCATTCGGTTCATCCAAACTATTCGGATCGTCACGACCCGAATAATCATCCGGTGATGGGCCGAGGCCCGATTGTCAAGATCAACGCGAATCAGCACTACGCCACCGACGGCGAAGGCATTGCTCTGTGGAAGCGGGCATGTCGTGACGCGGGCGTTGCAACGCAGGATTTCGTGTCGAATAACTCGGTGCCGTGCGGTTCAACGATCGGACCAATTACCGCGACCCGCTTGGGGATTCTCACGGTTGATGTCGGTGTTGGATTGCTGTCGATGCATTCGGCTCGGGAGATGAGCCACGTTGACGATCTCTTCGGTCTCTCGCGCGTGCTTGAAAGCTACTGGCGAGGCGCATGA
- a CDS encoding organic hydroperoxide resistance protein, whose protein sequence is MNTPQSIAYSVTAQSTGGRGGQAVTTDPELTLDLRAPQELGGPGGGANPEQLFAMGYGACFQGAMGLAAKELGTSTTDSVVRTTVGIGPEGDSFAISVNIEVYIPGVPRDEVQRLADRTHELCPYSKATRGNVPVTVTAIESL, encoded by the coding sequence ATGAATACACCACAATCGATCGCATACTCAGTGACCGCACAATCAACCGGAGGCCGCGGCGGACAGGCCGTGACCACCGATCCGGAACTCACCCTTGACCTGCGCGCTCCACAGGAACTCGGAGGTCCCGGTGGAGGCGCAAACCCCGAGCAGCTTTTCGCTATGGGATATGGAGCGTGCTTCCAGGGTGCGATGGGTCTTGCCGCGAAGGAACTTGGAACGTCAACAACTGACTCGGTTGTTCGCACCACCGTCGGAATCGGTCCCGAAGGTGATTCCTTTGCCATCAGCGTGAATATTGAGGTCTACATTCCCGGTGTTCCACGAGATGAGGTTCAGCGCCTCGCCGACCGCACGCATGAACTGTGCCCCTATTCCAAGGCGACTCGCGGGAATGTCCCCGTGACAGTGACCGCCATCGAATCGCTGTGA
- a CDS encoding aspartate:alanine exchanger family transporter, translating into MASVLAGNPLLTLFLVVGIGAILGAIRCGPLRFGAAGALFVGLAVSAWNPQVGNGMEIVQQIGLAFFVYTVGIGAGATFFADLRKQTNLLMSCAVVCILGAVVAIVGGHLLELPKGLTMGLFTGSLTAAPALDAATRVTADPNAAVGYAFGYPIGVIVGILVVTMTVTRTWVGTKDTPSLAGQGLDTVTVRVTRDVNTRNIPAWKEQRIRMSYLRRNDRTRVVIPGEDLYTGDFVLLVGDRVNLDVAVPTIGEAVEHHLEDDRSDVAFERILVSNPDVAGRTVSELNVASKFGAVITRVRRGDLDLLARDELAVQLGDHLAVVVPTNELEDIQNWLGDSERRVAEVDAMAFGIGMVLGMLLGAVPFPMPGGESFQLGSAAGPLVVGMLLGALRRTGPLVWTLPASANLTIRQIGLMLFLAALGLNAGPELAGILTSDIGWKAGVLAVVIVTICCIAQAFAGKFIGLSAPRTAGGVAGFLGQPAVLQAADARVVDERIEAAYATLFAFSIIIKIFLVPLIWSL; encoded by the coding sequence ATGGCATCCGTACTCGCAGGCAACCCACTACTGACGCTATTCCTTGTCGTGGGGATCGGCGCGATCCTCGGGGCAATCCGCTGTGGTCCGCTGCGATTTGGTGCCGCAGGAGCCCTATTCGTTGGGCTCGCGGTGTCGGCATGGAATCCGCAAGTCGGCAACGGAATGGAGATCGTTCAACAGATCGGTCTGGCGTTCTTCGTGTACACCGTTGGCATCGGAGCGGGGGCAACATTCTTCGCTGACCTGCGCAAACAGACCAATCTCCTGATGTCCTGCGCAGTGGTCTGCATCCTTGGGGCCGTCGTGGCAATCGTTGGAGGCCACCTCTTGGAACTTCCCAAGGGTCTGACAATGGGACTTTTCACGGGGTCCTTGACCGCCGCCCCCGCGCTCGACGCCGCGACCCGAGTCACCGCAGACCCCAACGCGGCTGTTGGCTATGCCTTCGGATACCCCATCGGTGTCATCGTGGGAATCCTTGTTGTCACGATGACGGTCACGCGGACATGGGTGGGAACCAAAGACACGCCCTCGCTTGCCGGTCAGGGACTGGACACCGTGACTGTGCGCGTCACCCGCGACGTCAACACCCGCAACATACCGGCGTGGAAAGAGCAACGCATCCGGATGTCCTACCTGCGTCGCAATGACCGCACGCGCGTGGTGATCCCCGGTGAAGACCTCTACACCGGAGACTTCGTTCTGCTTGTGGGCGACCGAGTAAACCTTGACGTTGCGGTACCAACCATCGGTGAAGCTGTTGAACATCATCTCGAGGACGACCGATCCGATGTGGCTTTCGAGCGAATCCTTGTGTCTAATCCCGACGTCGCGGGACGCACAGTGAGTGAACTCAACGTCGCCTCGAAATTCGGTGCGGTGATCACTCGCGTGCGACGCGGAGACCTCGACCTTCTTGCCCGTGATGAACTTGCCGTTCAGCTGGGGGATCATCTGGCTGTGGTCGTGCCGACGAACGAACTTGAGGACATCCAAAACTGGCTGGGAGACTCCGAGCGCCGCGTCGCTGAGGTTGACGCAATGGCCTTTGGAATCGGCATGGTTTTGGGCATGCTCCTAGGGGCCGTCCCCTTCCCGATGCCCGGTGGGGAATCCTTCCAACTGGGGTCCGCCGCCGGCCCGCTGGTTGTCGGGATGCTTCTGGGGGCGCTGCGACGGACAGGCCCTCTCGTGTGGACACTTCCCGCCTCGGCAAACCTGACGATCCGACAGATCGGTCTCATGCTGTTCCTCGCGGCCCTTGGGTTGAACGCCGGACCCGAGCTGGCTGGCATCCTCACTTCCGACATCGGGTGGAAAGCCGGGGTTCTTGCGGTGGTCATCGTGACGATCTGCTGTATCGCACAGGCCTTTGCTGGAAAATTCATCGGATTGTCTGCGCCGCGCACCGCCGGAGGTGTTGCCGGTTTCCTCGGCCAGCCGGCTGTGCTTCAGGCAGCCGATGCTCGGGTTGTCGACGAACGCATCGAAGCGGCGTATGCGACGCTCTTCGCCTTTTCAATCATCATCAAAATTTTCCTTGTCCCCCTGATCTGGAGCCTGTGA
- a CDS encoding DUF2510 domain-containing protein — protein sequence MSTPERGWYPDPENPRKIRWWDGDSWTTQVADLPSSASATSVESSWDGDEDEAAAFLTPGGHGASPVTHQRRRSTASTVIWVFAVFSLVVAAALWGLSLVLDSQISRAESEEEAAQSALEAAQSGLDAVKQQLEKERQ from the coding sequence GTGAGTACACCGGAACGGGGATGGTATCCAGACCCCGAAAATCCCCGGAAGATACGCTGGTGGGATGGCGATTCCTGGACGACTCAGGTTGCGGATCTTCCCTCCAGCGCTTCAGCGACCTCGGTGGAGTCCTCATGGGATGGGGACGAGGACGAGGCCGCGGCTTTCCTCACGCCCGGAGGCCACGGCGCGTCACCGGTGACTCATCAACGCAGGCGCTCGACCGCAAGCACTGTCATCTGGGTTTTCGCTGTTTTTTCCCTGGTTGTTGCAGCAGCACTGTGGGGACTGTCCCTCGTTCTTGACTCTCAGATCAGTCGCGCCGAATCTGAGGAAGAAGCGGCACAGTCAGCGCTCGAAGCCGCTCAGTCTGGACTTGATGCTGTGAAACAGCAGCTAGAAAAGGAACGCCAATGA
- a CDS encoding RNA-binding S4 domain-containing protein, whose translation MTSASPSHPLPTGDSVRVDTWLWATRQLKSRSQATSAARAGHVKVNGDTAKASQKLRVGDEVRLRVDGFDRVLRVTGLLLKRVGAPQARECYEDLTPARSRLPFIPVATRERGTGRPTKKERRELDRLRGRDSRQRS comes from the coding sequence ATGACCTCGGCTTCTCCCTCGCATCCTCTCCCAACGGGCGATTCCGTGCGTGTCGACACGTGGCTGTGGGCAACGCGGCAGCTGAAGTCTCGATCGCAGGCAACGTCGGCGGCGCGTGCCGGTCACGTCAAAGTCAACGGAGACACCGCAAAGGCCTCGCAGAAACTCCGCGTCGGTGACGAGGTACGGCTGCGGGTCGACGGTTTTGACAGGGTGTTGCGCGTCACGGGACTTCTCCTCAAACGCGTCGGAGCACCCCAGGCACGTGAATGCTACGAAGACCTCACTCCCGCTCGCTCGCGTCTGCCCTTCATTCCTGTGGCGACCCGAGAGCGCGGCACCGGTCGTCCCACGAAGAAAGAACGTCGCGAACTCGATCGCCTCCGTGGGCGCGATTCGCGGCAACGCAGCTAA
- a CDS encoding ABC transporter permease — MSSDRSCFSRYVAVARIARRDLCKNPKRTAVVVLLIAVPVALVFGALTVWDAMNSPLFLSSQWLGRSNDVQAAVLRVSSELLSRDPALQAALERQGDRSSMHFDPSQRNGLPVDLTVPDLLNVLPHSNSISEVDVISHVTATTEDAENPFVFPSATQLGDLNVPGLDFSASRESLSTGEAIISQDVAAALNVSAGDRIHLSATVKSGGLPKRMLTRAQIAEIVDGERILAFGSGTFNLDPMAVAAENYSLWYVKGRTPVTWENVRSLNELGFIVVSRAVLTNPPPRSELSNGLGQATTGGTEYFSWSRTLKIGGFALLFLELFMLVSPLHAAQQRSLTRTLAIISANGGDRRVRQWMMLTYGLLIGLIASAVTLLLIVVAGLIISSVLHVGLFVIDWTPAVHALLTPLGVSLAASVGPARSASHIDAARIMSGRTWFPSRLVRRHAWYPIALSGAIILILIAAWCGNLWVFLLGLLLFEAGLIGSIPYLFNRWRFRMRRVSVGFRIAIRDAVRNGHRTFPAMASMMTTVFLACAMLIGCHSANSAVWNSDAHLGHQGEVFVSDIDQSDTVAGMRTRQERTIRSIEAVTQIDSQTELRGMAWTSGIDGPPYAVEVIPPNGGTPVSLSAKASPMRELDLVYVVDDGTYLERSGIARGAQKAQAIQMLRSGGVLVPEDGLISDGRARVRSLNLRGMSMSTAHTDIQAKSKTIHLMEETFPAQVFTHLNVVVLSPEAATKLRVPARPLGQLLELRNPVSAFAASSFEVMIEARSPGGDVTVISPTTLSFLVPYLAAILAIIAAASTIALVVTLAASDIRTHLETLDVIGAFPELRQQVTVFQGLILAMNCIPVAVVSGLFVGFFATITVSRAGLIPELSDMIPVVPWSILATLLVGIPVLSALVAIVLTPSRRPLERRVD, encoded by the coding sequence ATGAGCAGTGATCGTTCGTGTTTTTCACGGTACGTCGCCGTTGCGCGGATTGCCCGACGCGACCTCTGCAAGAACCCGAAACGCACGGCCGTGGTCGTCCTCCTCATCGCTGTGCCAGTCGCTCTCGTCTTCGGTGCCCTCACTGTCTGGGATGCGATGAATTCGCCCCTTTTTCTTTCATCCCAATGGCTGGGCCGTTCCAATGACGTACAGGCCGCGGTCCTTCGGGTGTCCTCGGAACTCCTCAGTCGCGACCCGGCGCTCCAAGCTGCGCTGGAGCGACAAGGGGATCGCTCCTCGATGCATTTTGACCCGTCCCAGCGCAATGGACTCCCCGTGGACCTCACGGTGCCGGACCTGCTCAACGTTCTACCGCACAGCAATTCGATCAGCGAAGTCGACGTGATATCTCATGTCACAGCGACAACCGAAGACGCGGAGAACCCCTTCGTTTTCCCCTCGGCAACTCAGCTGGGGGATCTCAACGTCCCAGGTCTCGACTTTTCGGCGAGCCGGGAATCCCTGTCAACGGGAGAGGCGATTATTTCGCAGGACGTTGCCGCCGCACTCAACGTGTCCGCGGGAGATCGGATTCATCTGTCTGCAACGGTGAAATCTGGGGGACTGCCTAAACGTATGCTCACTCGAGCACAGATCGCTGAGATCGTCGACGGGGAACGAATCCTTGCTTTCGGATCCGGCACCTTCAATCTCGATCCGATGGCGGTGGCAGCCGAAAACTACTCCCTCTGGTACGTCAAAGGCCGAACGCCGGTCACCTGGGAAAACGTTCGATCGCTCAATGAGCTCGGCTTCATTGTGGTCTCCCGTGCTGTGCTAACAAACCCGCCACCGCGCTCGGAGCTGTCCAACGGCCTCGGACAGGCAACAACGGGAGGGACGGAATACTTCTCGTGGTCGCGGACCCTGAAAATCGGGGGATTCGCACTTCTGTTCCTTGAACTATTCATGCTGGTCTCTCCCCTCCACGCCGCTCAACAGCGGTCCTTGACACGGACCCTGGCGATTATTTCGGCAAACGGCGGTGACCGACGGGTCCGCCAGTGGATGATGCTGACCTACGGTCTACTCATCGGACTCATTGCCTCGGCGGTAACACTCCTCCTCATCGTTGTCGCAGGGCTCATCATTTCGTCGGTCCTTCACGTCGGTCTCTTCGTTATTGACTGGACACCGGCTGTCCACGCTCTGCTGACTCCGCTTGGAGTCTCACTGGCTGCATCCGTGGGTCCGGCGCGTTCTGCTTCACACATTGACGCCGCGCGCATCATGTCAGGCAGGACATGGTTCCCATCGCGTCTCGTCCGTCGACACGCGTGGTATCCGATCGCATTATCTGGCGCAATCATCCTTATCCTCATTGCCGCGTGGTGCGGAAACCTGTGGGTCTTCCTTCTCGGGCTTCTCCTTTTCGAGGCCGGTCTCATCGGCTCAATTCCATATCTTTTCAATCGCTGGCGCTTCCGCATGCGTCGTGTCTCCGTTGGCTTCCGCATCGCGATCCGCGACGCAGTACGCAACGGTCATCGAACCTTCCCCGCGATGGCCTCCATGATGACGACGGTGTTCCTTGCATGTGCGATGCTCATTGGCTGTCACTCGGCAAATTCCGCCGTGTGGAACTCCGACGCTCACCTCGGCCACCAGGGCGAGGTCTTTGTGTCGGATATCGACCAATCAGACACCGTCGCAGGGATGCGGACACGGCAGGAACGGACAATCCGCTCAATCGAAGCAGTCACTCAGATTGACAGTCAGACTGAGCTGCGTGGGATGGCGTGGACATCTGGAATCGACGGACCACCGTACGCTGTCGAAGTGATCCCCCCGAACGGTGGAACACCGGTGAGCCTGTCGGCCAAGGCCTCGCCCATGCGCGAACTCGACCTGGTGTACGTCGTTGACGACGGAACCTACCTGGAACGTTCGGGAATTGCTCGGGGCGCTCAAAAAGCCCAGGCGATCCAGATGCTTCGCTCCGGTGGTGTATTGGTCCCAGAAGACGGCCTGATCAGCGACGGACGAGCCCGCGTGAGATCCCTGAACCTGCGGGGAATGTCGATGAGCACCGCGCACACGGACATTCAGGCAAAGTCTAAGACCATTCACCTGATGGAAGAGACATTCCCAGCGCAGGTATTCACCCATCTCAACGTCGTGGTTCTGTCCCCCGAGGCGGCAACGAAACTCCGCGTTCCGGCACGCCCTCTGGGACAGTTGCTTGAGCTGCGCAATCCGGTGAGTGCTTTTGCTGCCAGCTCTTTCGAGGTGATGATTGAAGCCCGATCCCCGGGAGGGGACGTCACGGTGATCTCTCCGACGACACTGTCATTCCTCGTCCCCTATCTCGCGGCTATTCTTGCCATCATTGCAGCGGCATCAACCATTGCCCTGGTTGTCACCCTCGCGGCTTCGGACATTAGAACCCACTTGGAAACCCTTGACGTCATCGGGGCCTTCCCCGAGTTACGTCAGCAGGTGACGGTGTTCCAAGGGCTCATTCTTGCGATGAACTGTATTCCCGTGGCCGTTGTTTCGGGACTATTCGTCGGGTTCTTCGCGACGATCACGGTGTCGAGGGCGGGGCTGATCCCCGAGCTCAGTGACATGATTCCGGTGGTTCCCTGGTCAATTCTTGCCACGCTCCTCGTGGGAATTCCGGTGCTCTCCGCTCTCGTTGCGATCGTGCTGACACCCAGTCGCCGGCCCCTCGAACGCCGGGTGGACTAG
- a CDS encoding ABC transporter ATP-binding protein — MTLPPDLVRIVDVGHEYEDGRTRNIVLTGINLTVAPGEFVAVMGPSGSGKSTLLNLVGGLEKPSWGDVFICGHKISDMDAMRRAAFRRSTIGYVFQEFNLIPSLSAVENVEIPLQLNGVPGRRAREEALAALDEVGVGDLAHEFPDRLSGGQRQRISIARAIVGDRAIILADEPTGALDSRNSEQIMRLLRERIDRGAGGILVTHEARYAAWADRTVFLRDGLFVDRLSSDSLENLRLESMDRRFRHGE; from the coding sequence ATGACTCTTCCCCCGGATCTCGTACGCATCGTTGATGTTGGCCATGAGTATGAGGACGGTCGCACCCGGAATATCGTTTTGACGGGGATCAATCTCACCGTGGCTCCGGGAGAGTTCGTTGCTGTCATGGGGCCGTCAGGTTCTGGAAAATCCACTCTCCTCAACCTCGTTGGGGGACTGGAAAAACCCAGCTGGGGTGATGTGTTCATTTGCGGACACAAGATCAGCGACATGGATGCGATGCGTCGCGCAGCATTTCGACGTTCCACGATCGGGTATGTGTTTCAGGAGTTCAACCTCATTCCGTCGCTATCCGCCGTTGAAAACGTTGAGATACCGTTGCAGCTCAACGGTGTGCCCGGACGCCGCGCACGGGAAGAAGCGCTCGCGGCGCTGGACGAGGTCGGGGTTGGGGATCTCGCTCACGAGTTTCCTGATCGCCTTTCGGGCGGACAACGCCAGAGAATATCGATCGCCCGAGCGATCGTCGGTGATCGGGCGATCATTCTGGCCGATGAGCCCACGGGCGCTTTAGACTCACGCAACTCAGAGCAGATCATGCGGCTTCTTCGTGAGCGTATCGACCGTGGTGCGGGCGGAATCCTCGTGACCCACGAGGCGCGCTATGCGGCGTGGGCAGACAGAACGGTGTTCCTGCGGGATGGGCTTTTCGTTGACCGTTTAAGCAGTGATTCTCTTGAGAACCTGCGTCTGGAGTCAATGGATCGCCGCTTCCGCCACGGCGAATAA
- a CDS encoding PadR family transcriptional regulator, with protein MSVRNALLALVAQQPAGVYRLKQRFEEQTCGAWPLNIGQVYQTMHRLERDSLVTSHAETNAGRDSEVFELTDAGRELLETWWCTPVSRDQPERDELVMKLAVAAADPTVDVAGLIQTQRRATLGALRDVTRLKASADEGEFAWQLILERHIFDLEAELHWLDHIESGAVNEAARRAAFALSKGRTQTWSEDVIAQSQGV; from the coding sequence ATGTCAGTGAGAAACGCCCTCCTTGCACTTGTCGCCCAGCAGCCTGCGGGTGTGTATCGACTCAAGCAGAGGTTCGAGGAACAGACCTGTGGGGCGTGGCCCCTGAACATCGGTCAGGTGTATCAGACGATGCACCGACTCGAACGTGACTCCCTTGTGACGTCACATGCGGAGACGAACGCAGGTCGTGACTCCGAGGTGTTCGAATTGACGGATGCGGGGCGCGAGCTGCTGGAAACATGGTGGTGCACCCCGGTGTCACGCGATCAGCCCGAGCGAGATGAGCTTGTCATGAAGCTTGCTGTCGCCGCAGCTGACCCCACTGTGGACGTTGCCGGTCTCATCCAGACTCAGCGTCGTGCAACGCTGGGGGCTCTGCGCGATGTCACTCGGCTCAAGGCCAGTGCGGATGAGGGTGAGTTCGCCTGGCAGCTCATCCTTGAGCGCCACATCTTCGACCTCGAGGCTGAGCTTCACTGGCTTGACCACATCGAATCCGGTGCAGTCAATGAAGCTGCACGTCGGGCGGCGTTTGCTTTGTCGAAGGGACGGACTCAGACCTGGTCTGAGGATGTTATCGCGCAGTCGCAAGGTGTCTGA